The genomic region TACGAAGTGGAGGGGCTGACCCGATGAGCGATGGTCTGCGGATCCGGCTGGACCGAACCCTGTGCGACGGTTTCGGCATCTGCGCCAAGCATGCGCCGCAGTACTTCTCCCTGGACGACTGGGGCTACGCCTCGCTGATCGGCGACGGCACCGTGCCCGAGAAGGACCGCGACGCCGTGATGCGGGCGCTGCTGGACTGCCCGGTGCACGCGATCATCTATATGGGCGAGCACCGGCCCGAGAACGCGCCCCACCCGGATGCCGCGGAGTCCCCCGAACCGCATCCGAAAACCGATGACAGCGAGGCGATCTCGGAGTTCGTTCGATGACCCGACCGCTTCCGGAGCTCACCGTCCTCAACGAGTTCTTCTGGACAGCGGGCGCCGACGGTGTGCTGCGCATCCAGGAGTGCCGGGACTGCCAGGCGCTGATCCACCCGCCGCAGCCGGTGTGCCGGTACTGCCGCGGCCGCGACATGGGTGTGCGCGACGTGTCCGGCAAGGCGACGCTGTCGGCGTTCACGGTCAACCACCGCTTCGGTTTTCCGGACCTGCCGCCGCCGTACGTCGTCGCGCAGGTGGCGCTGGTCGAGGATCCGCGGGTCCGGTTGACCACCAACATCATCGACTGCGATCCCGACGACCTGAAGATCGGCCAGCTGGTCGAGGTCACGTTCCAGCAGATCGAGGACGTGTGGCTGCCGGTGTTCCGGCCCAGCGGTGACGGGCTGACCGGGCCGCTGCCCGAGGATGAGATCGCGCCGCAGGACTTCGCCCGCCACGTCGCCACTCCGCTGACCACGGATAAGTTCGAGGAGCGCTCGGCGATCACCGGTATCGGGGCGTCCAAGCTGGGCCGCCGCCTGATGGTGTCGCCACTGTCGCTGACGATCGACGCGTGTGAGGCGGCCGTCGCCGACGCCGGCCTGACCTTCGACGACATCGACGGGCTGGCCACCTATCCCGGCCTCGACGTGGCCGGGATGGGCGAGGGCGGGGTGACTGCGCTGGAGAACGCGCTGGGCATCCGGCCGGTCTGG from Mycolicibacterium phlei harbors:
- a CDS encoding ferredoxin, whose translation is MSDGLRIRLDRTLCDGFGICAKHAPQYFSLDDWGYASLIGDGTVPEKDRDAVMRALLDCPVHAIIYMGEHRPENAPHPDAAESPEPHPKTDDSEAISEFVR